The proteins below are encoded in one region of Apium graveolens cultivar Ventura chromosome 4, ASM990537v1, whole genome shotgun sequence:
- the LOC141718406 gene encoding uncharacterized protein LOC141718406 — MSNLTKLEFNALDVTGKNYLTWILDAEIHLSAMGLGDTIKEGNKTSEQDKAKAMIFLRHHLDEGLKTEYLTIKDPSTLWKDLKERYDHQKTVILPKARYDWLHLRLQDYKSVSEYNSAMFKITSQLKLCGENITDKDMLEKTYSTFHANNMLLQQQYRERGFTKYSELISVLLLAEQNNELLLKNHQARPTGSTPFPEVNAVTNNEYRDNKSFGRGRGHGYGRGRGRARGHGFWRGRGRNQQNRPHFKRKPYYQKQKTNEEKPEGSTMVKKGESTCSRCGMKGHWRSTCRTSKHFADLYQASLKNVKTNFTEQNDPLGIAHLEAHLGSDGQVDPSAFTHMEVGDFFEDVDVNMPKFGGDEPKNN, encoded by the coding sequence ATGTCGAATCTTACGAAACTTGAGTTTAACGCACTTGATGTCACCGGCAAAAATTATTTGACATGGATTCTTGATGCTGAAATCCATCTTAGTGCAATGGGTCTCGGTGACACCATAAAAGAGGGAAATAAGACCTCTGAACAAGACAAGGCAAAGGCCATGATATTTCTTCGCCATCACCTTGATGAAGGCTTGAAAACTGAATATCTGACTATTAAAGATCCATCAACTCTTTGGAAAGATCTCAAAGAAAGATATGATCACCAGAAAACGGTGATACTTCCTAAAGCTCGCTATGATTGGCTACACTTGCGATTGCAAGATTATAAAAGTGTGAGCGAGTATAACTCTGCCATGTTCAAAATTACATCTCAATTGAAATTATGTGGCGAGAATATCACCGATAAAGATATGTTGGAGAAAACATATTCCACTTTCCATGCCAATAATATGCTCTTGCAACAACAATATCGTGAACGTGGATTCACGAAATATTCTGAGCTTATTTCTGTGTTGCTTCTTGCTGAACAAAATAATGAACTTTTGCTGAAAAATCATCAAGCACGTCCCACTGGCTCAACACCATTCCCTGAAGTGAATGCGGTGACTAATAATGAATATAGAGATAATAAATCATTTGGACGTGGACGTGGGCATGGATATGGACGTGGACGTGGGCGTGCCCGTGGTCATGGATTTTGGCGTGGTCGAGGCCGAAATCAACAAAATCGCCCCCACTTTAAAAGGAAGCCTTACTATCAAaaacagaaaacaaatgaggaGAAACCCGAGGGAAGTACGATGGTTAAAAAGGGTGAAAGTACTTGTAGCCGTTGTGGAATGAAAGGTCATTGGAGAAGTACATGTCGTACCTCCAAGCACTTTGCTGACCTATATCAAGCATCTTTGAAAAATGTTAAAACTAATTTCACCGAACAGAATGATCCTTTGGGGATTGCTCATCTTGAAGCACATCTTGGAAGTGATGGCCAAGTTGATCCTTCGGCCTTTACTCACATGGAAGTTGGTGATTTCTTTGAAGATGTCGATGTGAATATGCCTAAATTTGGTGGTGATGAGCCTAAGAATAATTAA